A portion of the Oryzias melastigma strain HK-1 linkage group LG1, ASM292280v2, whole genome shotgun sequence genome contains these proteins:
- the LOC112137138 gene encoding polysialoglycoprotein-like isoform X2: MSSSCVSCWINFLSSSCLLGSHSVSDKMGAESVLALFILAVCFSNALSLPVARQSQNADKILVKDNEILSLSGSLGLLQSMDSSLNKIEEVKLETNEVEAEASLKRTEDDAASNQTVSDAASNQTVSDAASNQTVSDAASNQTVSDAASKFPSVLYLW; the protein is encoded by the exons ATGAGCAGCAGCTGTGTCTCCTGCTGGATAAACTTTTTAAGCTCCTCTTGTTTGTTGGGTTCTCATTCAGTGTCTGACAAGATGGGAGCTGAGTCAGTTTTGGCCCTTTTCATTCTGGCTGTTTGCTTCAGCAATG ctttaagCTTGCCAGTTGCAAGACAAAGCCAGAATGCTGATAAAATACTGGTGAAAGACAATG AAATCCTTTCTTTAAGTGGCAGCCTTGGCCTTTTGCAGTCAATGGATTCcagtttgaataaaattgaaGAAG TAAAACTGGAAACCAATGAGGTAGAAGCTGAGGCATCACTAAAGAGGACGGAGgacgacgccgccagcaaccagactgtgtccgacgccgccagcaaccagactgtgtccgacgccgccagcaaccagactgtgtccgacgccgccagcaaccagactgtgtccgacgccgccagcaaatTTCCAAGCGTTCTATACCTTTGGTAG